From the genome of Populus alba chromosome 10, ASM523922v2, whole genome shotgun sequence, one region includes:
- the LOC118045387 gene encoding probable E3 ubiquitin-protein ligase XERICO, whose translation MGLSSFPGAAEGVLPVLVMSTVLSVALLKSTVRSVLQLVVGANWIPPDHYEEELPEEYPRENARERRISITQFKSLNQNDGGARNSAVECCVCLCGFEDEEEVSELSCKHFFHRGCLDKWFDNIHTTCPLCRSNL comes from the coding sequence ATGGGGCTCTCAAGTTTCCCCGGTGCAGCTGAAGGAGTGCTACCAGTGCTGGTAATGAGCACAGTCTTATCAGTTGCTCTGCTCAAGAGCACGGTGAGATCAGTGTTGCAATTAGTGGTGGGTGCAAATTGGATTCCTCCAGATCATTATGAGGAAGAATTACCAGAGGAATATCCTCGAGAAAATGCGAGAGAGAGAAGAATATCAATAACCCAGTTCAAGTCTCTGAACCAGAATGATGGCGGAGCTAGGAATAGTGCCGTGGAATGTTGTGTGTGCCTTTGCGGGTTTGAAGATGAAGAGGAGGTGAGTGAGCTATCTTGCAAGCATTTCTTCCACAGAGGTTGTTTAGACAAGTGGTTTGATAACATTCATACTACCTGCCCTCTTTGTCGATCTAACCTTTAA
- the LOC140956002 gene encoding zinc finger BED domain-containing protein RICESLEEPER 1-like, translated as MAMNMMLKFEKYWGCEANQNFLLHVANVLDPRLKLKYVKFCFGDLYDHDKAQLLTNKVKDTLVSLYEFYLKIDDVVDNNRHKQDVNAIDDVEVDVNTLARFKRHLQEEDSVENKNEVERYLIEGCEDPNDYKLDILGWWKSNALKYKTLSKVAQHVLAIPISTVASESTFNTGGRVLDQFRSSLSPATVQALICCQNWLHHDQFQLILEA; from the coding sequence ATGGCGATGAATATGATGTTAAAGTTTGAGAAGTATTGGGGTTGTGAAGCAAATCAGAATTTTTTGTTACATGTGGCTAATGTCTTAGATCCACGTTTGAAGCTGAAATAtgtgaaattttgttttggtgattTGTATGATCATGACAAAGCACAATTACTAACAAATAAGGTGAAAGATACTTTGGTGAGCTtgtatgagttttatttgaaaattgatGATGTGGTGGATAATAATAGGCATAAACAGGATGTTAATGCTATTGATGATGTGGAGGTAGATGTTAATACTTTGGCTCGATTCAAAAGACATTTGCAAGAGGAGGATAGtgtggaaaataaaaatgaggttgAGAGGTATTTGATTGAGGGTTGTGAGGATCCTAATGATTATAAGTTAGATATTTTAGGTTGGTGGAAAagtaatgctttgaaatataagacACTTTCAAAGGTTGCACAACATGTTCTGGCTATTCCTATATCCACAGTGGCTTCTGAATCAACATTTAACACAGGTGGTCGTGTACTTGATCAATTTCGAAGTTCTCTGTCTCCAGCAACTGTTCAAGCACTcatttgttgtcaaaattggttgcatcatgatcaatttcaactGATATTAGAAGCTTGA